CTACGGCCGCGCGCTCGCGCCCTACGTCGACCACACCGGGCGGCTCCTGGCCCGCGCGCTGCGCGAAGGGAAGAACGTGCTCTTCGAGGGCGCCCAGGGCACCTTCCTCGACGTGGACCACGGCACCTACCCCTACGTGACGTCGTCGAACTGTGTCGCCGGCGCCGCCTGCACCGGCGCCGGGATCGGGCCGACCCGCATCGACCGGGTCCTCGGCATCTCGAAGGCCTACACGACGCGCGTGGGGGGCGGCCCCTTCCCGACCGAGGACACCGGCGCGCTCGGCGAGCAGCTCCGCACCCGGGGCTCCGAGTTCGGCGCCACCACCGGGCGCCCGCGCCGCTGCGGGTGGCTCGACGTCGTGATGCTGCGCGAGGCCGCGGTCGTGAACGGGCTCACCGGGATCGCGCTCAACAAGCTCGACATCCTGTCGGGCCTGCCCGAGCTGCGCGTCGCGACGGCCTACCGCATCGACGGCAAGCAGACCGACGAGTTCCCGATGACCCTCGGCGAGCTCGCGCGCGCCGAGCCCGTCTACGAGACGCTGCCGGGCTGGTCGGCCGACCTCTCGGAGGCGCGCCGCTGGGAGGACCTGCCCGACGCCGCGCGCCGCTACGTCGCGCGCATCGAGGCGCTCGTCGAGGTGCCGGTCGAGCTGATCTCGGTGGGGCCGGGGCGCGACGCCACGATCACCCGCAGCGATCCCTTCCGGGCGGCGTGACGCGCCTTGCAGGTCGAGGCGCGCGATCTCCACTTCGCTCGCGGCGACCGCCGGATCTTCCGCGGGCTGAGCTGCGCGTTCCCGCGCGGGAAGATCAGCGTGGTCGCGGCGGCGAGCGGCGGGGGCAAGACCACGCTCCTGCGCATGATCGCCTGCCTGCTCCAGCCCGACCGCGGGAGCCTCGTGGTGGACGGCACGCAGGACCTGGCCCGGCTCGGGCGCGAGGAGGTGGTGCGCTACCGCCGGCGGGTCGGGATGCTGTTCCAGTTCGGCGCGCTCCTCGATACCTTCACGCTCTACGACAACGTGGCGCTCCCGCTGCGCGAGCACAGCGAGCTCGGCGAGGACGAGATCCACGGCGAGGTGCGGCGCGTGTTCGAGGCGGTCGGCCTGGAGGGCGTCGACCACCTGCTGCCCGGCGAGCTGTCGGGCGGCATGGTGAAGCGGGCGGGCCTGGCGCGCGCGCTCATCGAGAAGCCCGAGCTGCTGCTCTGCGACGAGCCCTTCTCGGGGCTCGATCCCCCGACCGTGCGGCGCGTCGAGGAGCTGCTCGTGGCCGTGAACCGCCGCTTCGGCGCCACCCTCGTCGTCACCTCGCACCACCCGCAGTCGACGCTGCGCATCGCCGACCACCTGGTGATGATCGGGGAGGGCGCCGCGGTGGAGGGCGAGCCGCGCGAGCTGATGCGCCGCGACGCCGGAGCGGCCGAGTTCTTCCTCGACGCGCTGCCTCCCCCGGCGTCCGGGGCCGCGGCGCGATGAGCCCCGCCGGCCCCGTGCGCGCGCTCGGCGCCCTGGTCCTGCGCTCGCTGCGCGGGCTCGGCCGCTTCGCGCTCTTCACGGCCTCGGTGCTGCGCGCCGGCAGCCGCCCCCCGCTGCGCCTGCGCCGCCTCGTCGGCGAGATCTACGACGCCGGGGTGCTGTCGCTCCTGATCGTCTGCGTCTCGGGCTTCGCCGTGGGCATGGTGCTGGGGCTCCAGGGCCACAACACGCTCTCGCGCTTCGGCGCCGAGGAGAGCCTCGGCGCGGTGGTCGGCCTGTCGCTGATCCGCGAGCTCGGGCCGGTGCTCACCTCGCTCCTGGTGGCGGGCCGCGCGGGCTCGGCGATGGCGGCCGAGATCGCGGCCATGGGCGTCACCGAGCAGCTCGACGGCCTGCGCATGATGTCGGTCGACCCGCTCGACTTCGTGGTGGCGCCCAAGGCCTTCGGCATGATCGTCGCGATGCCGCTGCTCTCGACCCTCTTCGTGGTCTTCGGGATCCTCGGCGGCTGGACGGTCGGGGTGGCGCTGCTCGGGGGCGACCCGGGCTCGTACCTCTCGACGCTCGAGCAGGCGGTCGCGTTCCGGGAGGACGTGGTCGGGGGCATCCTGAAGGGCGTGGTCTTCGGCCTGCTGGTGGGCTTCGTGGCCACCTTCCGGGGCTACACCGCACGGACCACGACGGCCGGCGTCAGCGCGGCCGCGACCTCGACCGTGGTGATCGCCTCGGTGGCGACGCTCATCTTCGACTACTTCATCACGGCGCTCTGGGGGTACTGAAGGATGCGCGAGTCACCGGCAAGGGAGCTGTGGGTCGGCCTGTTCGTGCTGGCCGGGCTGGCGGCGTTGGCCTGGCTGTCGTTCTCGGTGGGCGGGGTGGAATCCCTGCGCGCCGGCGGCCTCCAGCTCACCGCGACCTTCGACGAGATCGGCGGGCTCAAGAAGCGCGCCCAGGTGGTGATCAGCGGCGTCCGGGTCGGACAGGTCAAGTCGATCGACCTGTCGGACGATTTCCGGGCGCGGGTCACGCTCGACGTCGACGCGGCGCTAGCGTTGCCGGCCGACACCTCGGCGTCGATCCTGACCTCGGGGGTGCTCGGCGACCAGTACATCGCGCTCGAGCCGGGCGGAGACCCGGAGACGCTGCACTCCGGGGAGCAGATCTCGTTCACGCAGAGCGCGGTGATCCTCGAGCGGCTGATCGGCAAGCTGATCCAGAATCTCGGCTCGGGCTCGAAGGAGTAGGCATGGGGGGACGGAGCTCGCTCGCGTGTGGGCTGCTGGTGGCGGCTGCGTTGGGTGCCGGCTGCGCGAAGGGGCCCGCCGAGGATCCCTGGCAGGCCTGGAACCGTCCGGTGTTCCGCGTGAACGACGCCGCCGACCAGTGGGTCCTGCGCCCGATCGCACGGGGCTGGAGCTTCGTAACCTTCGAGGAGCTGCGCGACTCCGTGCGGCGCTTCTTCTTCAACCTCGCCTTCCCCTCGCGCTTCGTGAGCAGCGTGGGGCAGGGCGAGGGCCTGAAGGCGGCCGACGAGGTGGGGCGCTTCCTGGTCAACAGCACGGTCGGGATCGCCGGGCTCTTCGACCCCGCCACCCACTTCGGCTTCCCGCGCCACGACGAGGACCTGGGCCAGATGTTCGGGCGCTGGGGGATCCCGCCGGGCCCCTACCTGGTGCTGCCCGTGCTCGGCCCCTCGAGCCCGCGCGACGCGGTGGGCACCGGGCTCGACCTGCTCCTGAACCCCCTCCTGTGGGTCGACGTCCCGGTCTACGGGCTCGGGGTCCTCAACGCCGTCAACAGCCGCGCGCTCGCCGACGACGAGATCCAGCGCGCGCGCGCGACGGCCCTCGACTTCTACGTCTTCGTGCGCGATGCCTACGTCCAGAACCGCGCGGCCGCCGTCGCCGACCGGGAGCAGGCCTCGCCGGCCAAGGGCGCCGGCCCCTACGACGACCTGTACGATCTGCCCGACGAGGAGTGAGCCCGATGCGCCGTGTCCTGCTTCCCGCCGTCGCCGCCGCCGTCCTGCTCGGCGCATCGGTGCTCGCCCGGGCCGCCGTGGCGCCGGCCGAGGAGGAGGCGCGCCGCTTCGTCCAGCAGACCATCGACGACGTGCTGGGCGTGCTCCACGACTCGTCCCTGACGCTCGACCAGAAGAAGGACCGCGTGGAGGCGATCGCCTACGAGCGCTTCGACTTCGAGCTGATCTGCCGCTTCGTCCTGGCCCGGAACTGGAACACGATGAGCGAGCAGCAGCAGCACGATTTCGTCGACGCCTTCAAGAAGCACCTCTCCGCCACCTATCGCGACACCCTCGACAGCTTCAGCGACGAGAAGATCCTCGTCGACGGCTCGCAGCCCGAGGCGCGCGGCGACGTCACCGTGAAGACGATCGTCCGCCAGGGCAGCGGCGATACCCGGGTCGACTACCGCCTGCGCAAGACCGACGCCGGCTGGCGCGGCATCGACGTCATCATCGAGGGCGTCTCGCTGGTCCAGAACTTCCGCACCCAGTGCCAGGAGATCATCAGCGCCGAGGGGGCCGACGCGCTGATCCAGAAGCTCCGCGACAAGCAGATCCAGCTCGATCCCAAGGTCGAGAAGGGCTGAGATGGCGGGGCTGCGCGACGACCGCTCGAGCCCCGTCCTGGCCGCGCTGCTCCTTGGCCTGGGCGTCGCCGCGGCCGGCTGGCTCGGCGCACAGGGCCTCGCCCGGCTGCGCACCCAGGACCGCTTCGTCACGGTCAAGGGCTCGGCGGAGCGCATCGTCGACGCCGACCTCGTCGTCTGGCCGCTGCCCCACACCGTGGTCGGCAACGACCTCGCCGACGTCCAGAGCCAGCTCGAGGCCAACAGCGAGACCGTGCGCTCCTTCTTCCAGCAGGCCGGCTTCGGGGCCGACGAGATCGTGGTCTCGCCGCCGCGCCTCGAGGACCGCTGGGCCTACAGCTACGGCGACCAGCGCCCGCCCGAGCGCTATCGCTACTCGACGACCGTGACCCTGCGCACGAGCCGCGTCGCCGAAGCGCTCGCGGCGCTGCGCCGCAGCGGTGAGCTCGTGAGCCGCGGCGTCCTGATCGGCGAGGGCAGCACGCCAGAGTTCGCCTACACCGGCCTGAACGAGATCAAGCCCGAGCTGATCGCCGAGGCCACCGCCAACGCCCGCAAGTCCGCCGAGCAGTTCGCGAACGACTCGGGCGCGCGGCTCGCTGGCATCCGCACCGCCAACCAGGGCGTCGTCTCGATCGAGGACCGCGACCAGGGAAGCCCGCAGGTCAAGAAGGTGCGGGTGGTCACGACGGTCGAGTACTTCCTGCGCGACTGAGGGCGCCGGCCCTCAGCTCCTCGCGGGCGGCGCCGTCAGACCCTCCGTCCCGTGCGCGACGCCGAGGTCGAGCTTCTGGGCGAGCGCGTAGCGGCGGGCGACGTCCTCCCAGGACCAGAGGTCCCAGAGCGCCTCGAAGTACTGCTTCTTCTCCGTCTGGTACTGGAGATAGTAGGCGTGCTCCCAGGCGTCGATCACGAGCAGCGGGACACCGCCCTGGGTGATCTGCGACTGGTGGTCGTGGATCTGCGTGGTCCCGAGCCTCCGCGTGAGGGGGTCCCAGACGAGCGCGGCCCAGCCGGAGCCCATGATGGTCGCGGCGGCGCTCACGATCTGCTGCTTGAAGGCGTCGAAGCCGCCGAAATCGCGCTCGAGCGACGCGGCCAGCTCCCCCTTCGGCTGCCCTCCGCCGTCGGGCGAGAGGTTCTGCCAGAAGATGCTGTGCAGGACGTGCCCGGACACGTGGAAGGCGAGCCGGCGCTCGAGCGACGCGATCTGCTCGAAGTCGCGCTTGCGCCGGGCGTCGGCGAGCGCCTCGACGGTCTTGTTCGCCCCGTCCACGTAGGCGCGATGATGCCGGTCGTGGTGGAGCTCCATGATCCGCTGCGAGAGATGGGGCTCGAGCGCGTCGTGCGGGTAGGGCAGATCCGGGAGTGCGTAGCGAATCACGGTGCGATGACCTCCTCGTTCTCCGTCGCCCGCCATCCTCGGGTCGGCGCCGGGCGCCGGAGCGCGGCCGGTCGCTCCGGCCGCGTGCGATTCCTGCGTTGCACTCCCGGTGCCAACCCGCGGAGGGCGGCCGGGCGCGCGCCGCCTCGCCACGCGGGATCCCGGCCCCGCACCCGCCCGCGGTGTGCAACGCGAAGCCCGTCTTTGTAGAAACGACGAGCCGCACTCCACCCGAGGGCCCGGGAGCGGCGGCCGTCCGCTACCGTCCGGGCCGTCCGCCCGAGGGGCCGTTAGCTCAACGGTAGAGCAGCGGGCTTTTAACCCGTTGGTTCTGGGTTCGAGTCCCAGGCGGCCCACCAGGGAAATCAATGGGTTGCGTCGCCTCGTCGGGATCGCCGTCGAGGGCAGGGGCCGTATAGGGCCGTCCGGAGCCGCCGAGCTCGGCGAACGAGAGGTCGTTCTCCTCCTCTCGCATGGCGTGCGCGTAGACGCGCAGTGTGAACGCGGGGTCCTGATGGCCGAGCTGCTGCGCGACCCAGCGCACGCTCTTGCCCGCGCGAAGCGCCCACGTCGCCCAGCTGTGGCGCGTCGCGTGGAAGCGCAGCGGGCGGACTCCATGGGCCTCTCCGCGCCGGCGCACGCGCTCCCAGTGACGCGCGAAGTTCGTCTCGTCCCACGGCGTGCCGGTCCGGGAGCAGAAGACCCACTCGGGCGGCGGGCTCGCGGGCTCGGCGCTCCCCGGCTCGAGCGCTGCCCGAGCCTGTAGCGCCGCGTGCTGGCGTCGCACGGCGAGCAGGTCGAACAGCTCGTTGGCGAGGGTCTCCGTCATCGCAACGCTTCGCCAGCGTCCGCTCTTCGGGGTCGTCACCCGCCGCATCGTAATCGCGCGTCGGATCGCCAACGTGCGGTGCTCGAAGTCGATGTCCGGCCATTTGAGGCCCAGGATCTCGCCTTTCCGGCATCCGGTAGAGAAGGCGAGCACGAGAGCTGGGGCGAAGCGTGGCTCGTACTCTCGTGCGAGCGCGATCAGTCTCGCCGCCTCCTCGGGCGTCCAGTACTCCACTTCGGGCGTCTCGATCGCGACTCGCCGGTCCACCCGACGCATCAGCTCCCCCACCCTCGCCGCCGGGTTCCGCGCCACGGTCCCCTCTCGCTGCGCCAGGTAGAGAACGCGACGGAGGACACCGAGAGCGTTCTGGACCGTCTTCGGGGCCAGTCCTTGCTCCAGCTACCAGCGACCGCTCGCTTCGCGTTCGCCCACTGCTGCGCGCACGTGCGGCGCAAGCTCCTCGGGTGCGAGCCTGCCTTCCCGCAGGCCGACGAGGCGTTGGATCAGATCGGCCGGCACTACGGCGTCGAGGCTGAGGATCGACGGAGGCATCCGCACAGGAATCGAGATTCAGCAGATGTGCCGGCACTATTCTCTGGTGCGATGAAAGTTGCTCTGGCAGAATGCGCGCCGTCGCAGGCGGGTGTCGCCCGGAAGGGGCATTGCCGAGCCGCGTTAGCCGAGGCTGTGTTTGGGGCTGTCGAACGGAACGCTCGAGCAATCCGAGGTGGCGTGGAGGGCCGGGCTCGGGCGCTGGGGCATTCGGATCCGGCTCCTCGAGCACCCCGCCCTGGTTCTGCCCTTCTTGGCCGGCGCCTCCTCGATCGCGAGCCTGCTCGGCTACTTCTACGGCTTGTTCTCGATGCGCACCGGCGTGTCGCTCGTCGTTGTCCCGGGTCTCCTCTCCGCCGCGGCCTTCGTATGGCTGGCACGGCGGCGCGGTCGGGCAGACTTGGCCGATCGCGTTCTGGGAGGAATCTTCGCGGGCGGCGTCGCAACGCTGTTCTACGACATGTGTCGAATTCCACTCGTCCATGCTGGCCTCCCGATTTTCAAGGCGATCTCCTACTTCGGAGCGCTCATCGTGGGCGGGACCGCGGTCACTGCGGAGGCGCAGCTGGCGGGCTGGGCCTACCACTATTCGAACGGGGTCGGCTTCGCGCTCATGTATGCCACGCTCGCGGTCCGCGACCGACTCTGGACCGCCGTCGCCTGGGGCGTCTTCCTCGAGACGGCGATGCTGCTGACACCGTACGCGGAGGTCTTTGGCTACACGCGCGGCCGGGAGTTCTTGGCAATCACGCTCGGCTCCCACCTCGTGTACGGATTGGGGCTCTGGGCCGGATTGCGGCTCTGGGGCCGCATCCGTCGGCCGCTGCCCTGGCGGCTCGTCACGACAGGGTTCCTCCTACCGGCGCTCGGGGTCGGCCTCGTCGGGGCCGACTTCCACCGCATCCATGCCGAGAAGCTCCCCCCGGCGCCGCCTGCCGCGCTCGGCGAACATCTTCACACGACGTGGAACGTGCTCGAGGTGGACCGGATCATCACGCTCTGGCTCGTGAAGCGCTTCATCGACCCCGATGCCCGCTTCGCGCTGCTGCCTCCCTTCACGCGGACTCCGTACGGGCAGCCCCTCGACGTGCCGGAAGCGGAGATCCGGCGCTCGGGAGCGAAAGCAGCCGCGGAAGTGGCGATCGAGCGCCACTCGCTCGACTCCGACCCTGCTCTTCAGCGCCTCGGGGCGATCGCGACCCATTTCGAGATCCATTCCTGGGCTGCGCCGCCTGCCGACGCGCGCGAGCTGGGAACCGTCCTGCGCGAGCAAGCCGAGCAATGCGGCCCGAAGCCGGACGAGCGTTGTCTCGATCCACTCTTCGCGACGCTCGATGCCTGGTATCGAACGGGCGGCTCCCTGAATCCTTCGACCGGGGACGAGCACTGACGGACGATGTCATCGAGTGGGAGGAAGCCATGGATCGGAAGCGCGCCAGTCTGGCATTCGTGGCGGTATCGATCGCGTGGATCGTGGGTCTCGGCTGCACGCCGGTGGGTCTGGGAGGCGATCCGATCGTCTGGCCGAAGGCGGCACGGCTCGGTGACACGCTCGCGATGTCGCTCGATTCGAACTACGTGCCGGTCTTGGGGGGGTACTACGAGAAGTACAATCTCTCGGTCGACAACGTGACGCTCCAGATCAAGCAGGGGACGACGGTCCTCGCGACCGCCACGCCGCGCGCGGTCTTCGACGGCTTGTCGGCTCCGGCAGGCGTGCTGAACGTCACCAAGGCCGGCCCCTTCCTCACCATCGTCGTCTTCGACCTGCCGACCTCGATCTCGGCGGCCTTCCCCGTGGCGACGAAGGTGCACATGCTCGTGAACGGGGTGGCGCCGACCTGGAACTCGATCGGGAGCCTGGAGATCCTCGGGACGGGCGGGAGCCCGATCGTCTTCACCAGCGATTCCAATCCAACCGGCCTCGGCCCGCGCCCGACGCTGCGACTCCAGGGTCGCGCCGCGACGGCTCAGGTCGATGGCTTCGACCCGGAGTGGGAGATCGGCTCGATCGAGTTCACGCTCCAGTACCCGAGCGGCGCCGTTTCGCAGCCGGACGTGTTCCCCCTCACCGAAGCGAGCCGGGCGGTAGCCTTCACCAGCACGGGCGATGCGCCGGGCAGCGTCCGGATCTTCGTCGCCGATCCGCGTGGCTTCGTCCTCCCGATCGTCCCCCCGCCCTACCCCGACGCCGAACGGGTGGGCGAAGGCCCACTGCTCGACGTGACCTTCACGAAGGCGCCGGGCGTCGGCTTCGCCGCCACCGACTTCACGATCCGAGATCTCGAGGTTCGCGACCTGGATGGGAATCTGCTCACTCCGGTCTACACGCCGGGGACCGACACCACGCACTACTTCACGCGGATCGCCCGCAAGCACCTCGCGGAGTAGCGGCCATGAGCGCTGGAACGAAGGCTCGAACGGTCGTGTGGGGGGTCCCTGTCTTCCTGCTGGGTGTTCTGTTCGGGCCGTCCGTTTCGTCGGCTGCGCTCGGAGACGTCGACGAGGACGGCTCCCTGTCGATGGCGGACGCCTTGCGCGTACAGCGCCACGTGGCAGGAGAGCTGTCCCTGAGCGCTGCAGAGGAGGCGGCCGCGGACGTCGCTCCCTGGAGCGCGGTCGACGGTCCCGCACCGGATGGGGAGGTCGATGCCGGGGACGTAGTGGTCCTGCTGCGAGCGATCTCCGGCGAGATCTCGTTGGTCCCGCCCCCGGTACTGGACGCGATCCCGTCGCCGACCACGGCCAATCCGCAGGCCGTCACCGGCTCGAGCGGCTCGGGCTACGAGGTGACGCTCTACGTCAACGGTCAGCCCCAGGCGACGACGACCGCGAGCGCTGGGACCGGCGCGTTTTCGTTCTCGGCCATCCTCGACGACGCGAACGAGATCCATGCGATCGCTTCGGATGGCGTTTCGACCAGCGACCCGTCGACCTCCCAGAACGTCGCCTACCAAAACACGACGCCCCGGATCCAGGGCGGCACCGTCGCGGCGGGGGTCCACGTCTGGACTCCGGGCAACCCTGCCACCCCGTATTCGGTGACGAGCACCCTCGTGGTTCCAACCGGGGCGACGCTGATCCTTCAGCCAGGAGTCGAGCTGCGTTTCCTCGGGTCCACGCAGACGACTGGCGCTGCGGAGCTCCTGGTCAACGGCACGCTCCGCATACAGGGGACCGCAGGCGGAGTCGTGCGCCTCGTCCCGGAAACCGCAGGGACCTTTTGGAACGGGATCCGCGTGAACGGTACCTCCGCCACGGCGACGATCGAATCGGCCTACATCGAGCGGGTATTCAACGGGATCCGGGCCGAACAGGCGTGGGTCTCGGTGCGCAACAGCGAGATCCGGAACTTCGCCGAGGGCAGCTCCTGCTCGCTGTGTGTCGGCATTCGCTTCGACAATGCGCCGGGCGAGGCGGTAGGGAACCTGATCCACCGGGATCCTCCCACGCGGCGTGGGTCCGCCATCCATGTCGACGAGGCATCGCCGCTCCTGCAGGGCAACATCATTCGCCGGGCCGACGAGGGCATGCGAATCGTCGGGCCGCTCGTGGCGCCGGCGGCGACTCCCTCGGTGCTCGGCAACCTCATCGAGGACAACAACCGAGGAATCCAGATCGAGCGCCTTGCCAGTCCAACCATCAGCGGCGTCAACGTCATTCGCAGCAACACTGGGACCGGGATCAACGTCCAGGCGTCCAGCCGTGAACCGATGCCGGTGATCAACGGCAACGACATCTACGCCAACGGCCCAGCCGGCGTCCAGCAGAACCTGGCCTTCAGTGGCTACGTGGACGCGTCGGACCTGGTGGTTAACGCCGAAGGCAACTGGTGGGGATTCGCGAGCGCCTGGGAGATCTCGCGTCGGGTCTGGGATTTCAAGGTCGACGATAGCTACCTCGACCGGCCTCATGCCGACGTGGTGCCGTTCCTCGACGGTCCAGTGGCCGCGGGCGGAGGCCCGGTTGCAGGGTCCTTCCTGCACGGGCCGGTGACCCAGACCCTGACGACCCTGTCTCCCGGCACGGTGTACGACGTCGTCGGCTCGATCGTCGTGCCGGAGGGCAAGACGCTCAGCATTCCGCAGAACGTGACGCTCCGCATCGCCTGGGATGCAGAGATCCTCGTCGACGGACTGTTGAGCGTGGCGGGGGCGCCGGGGTCACGAGTCGTGCTGACTTCTCTCTCGCCGTCGGCGCCCTCGCTCGCCGACTACTGGGACGGGCTCGTCGTCCGCTCGAGCCCGTCCCTTTCGATCGATCAGGCCAGGATCCTCTACGCGAACCAGCCCATTTTCGCGACCAACACCCCGGTAACGGTTCGGGACAGCGAGATCACCTACTTCAATGCCGGTGGAATCCGGGTCGTCGACGGCACCGCGACGATCACGGGGAACCTGATCGATCGCGAGAGCTCCACGAGCGGTCACGTAGTCCGCCTCGAGGATACGGGTGGAACGATCAGCGGGAATACGATCAGTCAGGGAAGCTTCGGGATCTACCTGATCCATGGATCGAGTCCGCTGATCGAGAACAACACGATCACGGGCAATGGGACGGGTTTGTATCTCCAGGGGAGCGGCTCGGCGGGGGGCAACCCCGTTCCGGTGCTCCGCCACAATCGAATCTACGCGAACTCGCAACGCAACCTGAACGTCCTGCAGTACTACCACCTGGGTTCGACGGACCGGGTGGACGCCCGAGAAAACTTCTGGGGCACGGAGACTCCTGCTGGAGTCCGGGCAACGATCCTCGCCAATGACTTGGAAAGCGGTTTTCCGATCGCAGTGGATTTCTCGAACTTCACCAACTTCGATTTCGTGGTGGTCCCCGGGACCCATCTCACCAACACCGTGACGGCCGTGCGCCACGATCCATTGCGATTCCGCCCGGGCGCCGGCGAGACCGGCAACGTCCGCTTCGAGCTCTTGGCACCCTCGTCAGTGACCGTACGAATCTACGACGAGGCGACGAACGCCCTGACGCGTGAGATCGTCACGAGTCTGCCGGCGGGCGATCAGGTCGTGCCCTGGGATGGGCGTGATGGCTCCGGCGTCTACGCACCGGCCAACGCCTACTACTACCGCATCGATGCGACCGATGGCGCGAATGTCGGCATCTACACCACGCCGTCGACCATGGCCAACCCGGTGACCGGTGTGTTCGGCGCCGTGCCGAACGCGTACAACGTCTACGCGAACGACTTCGTGGACTTCCAGATGGACGCGCTGAACGCGGGAGCACGCCCGCGGATCGAGGTGAGGCCGGACGGGGAGCCGACGTTCCGGATCGACGGCGGGCGAGCCTACCCGAAGGGCGTCTCGAGGGTCGTCTGGGACGGACGTCGCCCGGACGGCTCGCTGATCGGCAACAAATTGGCCTACGTGTACGTCGCGGTCGATTCCGGGAACGCGATCGTCCCCAACAGCTTCGTGGTCGAGCCCGCGCCGACCGTGGGAGGCGTCGCGCCGGTCGTCGAGGTGAAGGCGGACCCCTATCGCGTCCATCACAGCTACGACCAGATCTCCCGCATCGCCTACCGCATCGATCAGCCAGCCGTGATCACGCTCAAGCTGCTGCCGCCGGGGGTCGCCGACTTCGCGGATCCGAGCGCGGTGGTGTTGATCGGAGGCGAGCTCCAGCAGGCGCAGAGCGACGGGGTGCCGATCGACCACGTCGCCGAATGGAGCGGCTACGACCCGAACGATCCGACGCCGGCGAACGTCAACGAGATCCGCACGCTCGCGGACGGAGTTTCCACCTTTGCGATCCAGGCCGTCAGCGCCGTGACCGGTCACAGCACGCTCTATCGCGGCGTGATCGACGTGCGGCGGTGAGGATACAAGGCATCGCCGCACTCGCCGTCTGCGTCGTCGGCGGCTTTGCGGGACAGGCTTCGGGCGCGGACGAGAGCGGCGGACGCATCGGTTACCTGGCGCCCGCGAACGGCTATTGGCAGGCCTGGATCCAGGAGCTGGGAGGCGACCCCCGGCAGATCACGGGATCCCCCGGCGACAAGACGCGCTGCTCGTGGTTCCCCGACGGTAAGGCAATGCTGGTGAGCTCGACCGCCGGCGAGGTGGTGCGCGTCGGACTCGACTCGCTCGAGGAGACGAAGCTGCCGCTTCCGCGCGGAATCCATGACGCGGCTGTTTCGCCCGATGGAGACAGGATCGCGTTCTCGATGAGTCCCGGCGGGACCCGCGACGCGAACGAGATCTTCGTCGCCGCGCCCGACGGGTCCGCGATGACGCGGCTCACGCGTCTCGGCGCGTTGCAGCACGAGCCTGCCTGGAGCCCGGACGGGAAGTGGATCTATTTCCTGTCCGGAGACGGCGGCCAGGCGCACGACATCTGGCGCGTGTCGGTCGACGGCTCGGCGCAGGAGCAGCTGACCGCGGGCGAGCTGTATCACTTCGACGTGGCAGCGGGGCCCCGCGGCCTGCTGGCCTTCTCGGGCAATCGCGGCGGCCGCTACGCGATCTGGGTGAAGCCGGCTGCGGGTGCGTCGCGCGTCATCGCCGGCGACGCCGCGTTCGCGGCTGGGCCGTCGTTCGCGGGCGATGGGCGTGAGCTGGCCTTCGAGCGCGCCGTCGACGGCGGCGCCAGCGCGATCTTTCGAACTCCTGTCGATGGAAGCGGGTCCGAGCGCCTGGTGGTCGGCGCCCCCGCTCGGCGGCCGTGCTGGGAACCGGCTCGGCGAAGGCTGCGATGAGGCTCCTGGCCGCCTTCCTCTTGCTCGCTTGGGTCCTGTCGCCCCCCCGCGCTCCGGCGTCCGAGATCACACAGGTCTCGCACGATCCGGCGGCCTTCGATCCTGCGAAGGACGAGATCGTCAGGATCCGCTTCCACCTAGGTCAGCCTGGATCGGTGACCCTTCGAATCTTCGACGCGCGGAACCTCCTGGTGCGCGAGATCCGAAGTCGCGGACCGTCGTCGGCCGGCGTGCAGGAGCTCACCTGGGACGGCGAGGATCAAGCAGGCAGGCGTGTCCCGCCGGAGGCCTACCA
The DNA window shown above is from Deltaproteobacteria bacterium and carries:
- a CDS encoding superoxide dismutase; its protein translation is MIRYALPDLPYPHDALEPHLSQRIMELHHDRHHRAYVDGANKTVEALADARRKRDFEQIASLERRLAFHVSGHVLHSIFWQNLSPDGGGQPKGELAASLERDFGGFDAFKQQIVSAAATIMGSGWAALVWDPLTRRLGTTQIHDHQSQITQGGVPLLVIDAWEHAYYLQYQTEKKQYFEALWDLWSWEDVARRYALAQKLDLGVAHGTEGLTAPPARS
- a CDS encoding SIMPL domain-containing protein (The SIMPL domain is named for its presence in mouse protein SIMPL (signalling molecule that associates with mouse pelle-like kinase). Bacterial member BP26, from Brucella, was shown to assemble into a channel-like structure, while YggE from E. coli has been associated with resistance to oxidative stress.); its protein translation is MAGLRDDRSSPVLAALLLGLGVAAAGWLGAQGLARLRTQDRFVTVKGSAERIVDADLVVWPLPHTVVGNDLADVQSQLEANSETVRSFFQQAGFGADEIVVSPPRLEDRWAYSYGDQRPPERYRYSTTVTLRTSRVAEALAALRRSGELVSRGVLIGEGSTPEFAYTGLNEIKPELIAEATANARKSAEQFANDSGARLAGIRTANQGVVSIEDRDQGSPQVKKVRVVTTVEYFLRD
- a CDS encoding chromate resistance protein, producing the protein MAGASSIASLLGYFYGLFSMRTGVSLVVVPGLLSAAAFVWLARRRGRADLADRVLGGIFAGGVATLFYDMCRIPLVHAGLPIFKAISYFGALIVGGTAVTAEAQLAGWAYHYSNGVGFALMYATLAVRDRLWTAVAWGVFLETAMLLTPYAEVFGYTRGREFLAITLGSHLVYGLGLWAGLRLWGRIRRPLPWRLVTTGFLLPALGVGLVGADFHRIHAEKLPPAPPAALGEHLHTTWNVLEVDRIITLWLVKRFIDPDARFALLPPFTRTPYGQPLDVPEAEIRRSGAKAAAEVAIERHSLDSDPALQRLGAIATHFEIHSWAAPPADARELGTVLREQAEQCGPKPDERCLDPLFATLDAWYRTGGSLNPSTGDEH